One genomic segment of Nitratidesulfovibrio sp. includes these proteins:
- a CDS encoding phage regulatory CII family protein codes for MLSELTKIVHGIVLDSPTPAKALAKEIGKPYSTLLREINPYDTGAKLGVETLLEIMKHTGNIRPLEYMARQLGYRLEPDAGGAEIHRTLLPLRMSAER; via the coding sequence ATGCTTTCGGAACTGACCAAGATCGTCCATGGCATCGTGCTGGACAGCCCCACTCCGGCCAAGGCGCTGGCCAAGGAAATCGGCAAGCCCTACTCCACCCTGCTGCGCGAGATCAATCCGTACGATACCGGGGCCAAGCTGGGCGTTGAAACGCTGCTTGAAATCATGAAGCACACCGGCAACATCAGGCCGCTGGAATACATGGCGCGGCAACTGGGCTACCGCCTGGAGCCGGATGCGGGCGGCGCGGAAATCCACCGCACCCTGCTGCCCCTGCGCATGTCCGCCGAGCGCTAG
- a CDS encoding response regulator has translation MRILVVDDDAVTLCFLEALLCSWGHEVATADNGRTCMTCQRTTPADVVITDIIMPEQDGLATIAQLRREFPGVKVIAMSGGTPVMDMESAIRTAHLMGADAVLPKPLDTDILRGALSAVSTPRVLAATASHPDAHTLAMPLPKLC, from the coding sequence GTGCGGATTCTGGTCGTGGACGACGATGCCGTGACGCTGTGCTTTCTCGAAGCCCTGCTGTGCAGTTGGGGGCACGAGGTGGCCACGGCGGACAACGGTCGCACGTGCATGACCTGCCAGCGCACGACCCCCGCCGACGTGGTGATCACCGACATCATCATGCCCGAACAGGATGGTCTGGCCACCATCGCGCAATTGCGGCGCGAGTTTCCGGGGGTGAAGGTCATCGCCATGTCCGGCGGCACCCCGGTCATGGACATGGAATCGGCCATCCGCACCGCCCACCTCATGGGCGCGGACGCCGTGCTGCCCAAACCGCTGGATACCGACATACTGCGCGGGGCACTCAGCGCCGTATCGACACCGCGCGTGCTGGCCGCCACCGCCAGCCACCCGGATGCCCACACCCTGGCCATGCCCCTGCCCAAGCTCTGCTGA
- the mnmA gene encoding tRNA 2-thiouridine(34) synthase MnmA — translation MRIAVALSGGTDSLFALLLLLEQGQDVFGLHARFMPPQVGKPDPAEAIGALCARLGVDFHAVDLADAFEEAVVAPFIEEYVVGRTPNPCARCNATMKFGLLLDAAHTLGAARLATGHYVRQLRHPQWGMTLQRGTDPAKDQSYFLSLVERTRLEQAVFPLGNWRKEQVKAELVKRNIVPPLPSESQEICFVPGDDYRAFLRDRQVRLPGPGPIVTMRGRKIGSHKGLWQYTEGQRRGLGIAWEEPLYVVAKDMENNVLLVGAREHLAARGCLTEDVNLLVDPADWPAEISVRTRYRQAPQPARVTVGDTGMAVRFREPQTPPARGQVAAVYDAEGHVLAGGVILGPV, via the coding sequence ATGAGGATCGCCGTCGCACTCAGCGGAGGCACCGACAGCCTGTTCGCGCTCCTGCTCCTGCTGGAGCAGGGGCAGGACGTGTTCGGTCTGCATGCGCGCTTCATGCCCCCGCAAGTCGGCAAGCCGGACCCCGCGGAGGCCATCGGCGCCCTGTGCGCCCGCCTTGGCGTGGACTTTCACGCCGTGGACCTGGCCGATGCCTTCGAAGAGGCGGTGGTGGCCCCGTTCATCGAGGAATATGTGGTGGGCCGCACTCCCAACCCTTGCGCCCGGTGCAACGCCACCATGAAGTTCGGCCTGCTGCTGGACGCCGCGCATACCCTTGGGGCGGCGCGCCTGGCCACCGGCCATTACGTGCGCCAGCTGCGTCACCCGCAATGGGGCATGACCCTGCAACGCGGGACAGACCCGGCCAAGGACCAGAGTTACTTCCTGTCACTGGTGGAGCGCACCCGGCTGGAGCAGGCCGTGTTTCCGCTGGGCAACTGGCGCAAGGAACAGGTGAAGGCCGAGTTGGTGAAACGCAACATCGTGCCGCCGCTGCCGTCGGAAAGCCAGGAAATCTGCTTCGTGCCCGGCGACGACTATCGCGCCTTCCTGCGCGACCGGCAGGTGCGCCTGCCTGGTCCCGGCCCCATCGTGACCATGCGGGGTCGCAAGATCGGCAGCCACAAGGGGCTGTGGCAGTATACCGAAGGCCAGCGGCGCGGCCTTGGCATCGCCTGGGAAGAACCGCTGTACGTGGTGGCCAAGGACATGGAGAACAACGTGCTGCTGGTGGGCGCGCGCGAGCACCTGGCCGCGCGCGGCTGCCTGACCGAGGACGTGAACCTGCTGGTGGACCCGGCCGACTGGCCCGCCGAGATCAGCGTGCGCACCCGCTACCGTCAGGCACCCCAGCCCGCCCGGGTGACCGTGGGCGACACCGGCATGGCCGTGCGCTTCCGCGAGCCGCAAACCCCGCCCGCGCGGGGGCAGGTGGCGGCGGTGTATGATGCCGAAGGGCATGTGCTGGCGGGGGGCGTCATCCTGGGGCCGGTGTAG